The Rhodothermus marinus DSM 4252 DNA segment GTGGCTGGCACCCGAACCCGCCGAGGCGCTCGACGCGCTCCAGCGGGCGCTGCTGGCCGTGGCGCCCGAGTGCGACGACGTGCGGCGCCACCGGGGCGGCTTCACACCGCACCTGAGCATCGGCCAGGCGCCCGACGCCACCACCTGCGTGGCGCTGCAACGCGCGCTGCAGCAGCAGTGGGAGCCGCTGACGTTCCCGGTCACCCATGTCTGCCTGATCTGGCGCCATGCGCCGCCGGACGACGTGTTTCGGGTGGGCTGGGAGGTAGGTCTGGAGGGCATCCGGCCCGTCAACCCGCCCGCGACGTAGCGGCGCGCGGTGGCACCGGGCGTGTCCGGCGAGCCGGCGTCGGACGGTTTTCCGGAGCGGTTTCAGGCGTTTCGGGAAGACGGGGCGTTTCGAGCAGCCGTCCCCGCTCGTCGATGCGCACCCACTGGTTCGGAAGCCGGTAGAGGTAACGCCCGATCCCCCACTGGACGGCCGCCCGGCGCATGGCCGACGAAAGCCCGCCTTTGACCGGCTCGATGTCCGTGTTCTCGGCGCCGTCCCACTTCGTGATCCACTCGTCGCCTATCCGGATCGAAATGCCACAGAGCACGCCGCCGCCCGGTCCGGGCCGGAATTCGTTGCGCCAGTTCTCCGGACCGCACACTTCGTCGAGCCGGTCCATGATGGCCCGGTTCGTCACGTAGGGGGCCACGAGCGCCTTGCCTGCCTGCTTCGAAATGGCGATCGGCTTCCACTCGATGTCCTCCGGCGCAAAGGGCGCC contains these protein-coding regions:
- a CDS encoding Rad52/Rad22 family DNA repair protein, with protein sequence MNNRIDLKRLQAPFAPEDIEWKPIAISKQAGKALVAPYVTNRAIMDRLDEVCGPENWRNEFRPGPGGGVLCGISIRIGDEWITKWDGAENTDIEPVKGGLSSAMRRAAVQWGIGRYLYRLPNQWVRIDERGRLLETPRLPETPETAPENRPTPARRTRPVPPRAATSRAG
- a CDS encoding 2'-5' RNA ligase family protein, whose amino-acid sequence is MPPRKTHHTAVVVMPPEALWPPIQAIRARYDRQVRRWMPHINLLYPFRPPEAWPELLEPMAERIRPLLPFTVRLAEIRYFRHPSGRCTLWLAPEPAEALDALQRALLAVAPECDDVRRHRGGFTPHLSIGQAPDATTCVALQRALQQQWEPLTFPVTHVCLIWRHAPPDDVFRVGWEVGLEGIRPVNPPAT